A genomic window from Silene latifolia isolate original U9 population chromosome 11, ASM4854445v1, whole genome shotgun sequence includes:
- the LOC141611207 gene encoding protein RADIALIS-like 2 translates to MTSGSMSSHGSIWTPKQNKAFESALAVYDRDTPDRWHNIAKAVGGKTANEVKRHYEDLLEDVNNIDSGRVPLPKYKNHSGSANQGNLRDEELRMKNLRLR, encoded by the exons ATGACATCGGGTTCAATGTCGTCTCACGGTTCAATCTGGACACCGAAGCAAAACAAAGCGTTTGAAAGCGCATTGGCAGTGTATGACAGGGACACCCCTGACCGCTGGCACAACATTGCCAAGGCAGTTGGTGGAAAAACTGCTAATGAGGTTAAGAGGCATTATGAGGACCTTCTTGAGGATGTCAACAACATCGATTCCGGCCGAGTTCCGTTGCCTAAGTATAAGAATCATAGTGGAAGTGCAAACCAAGGGAACTTAAGAGATGAAGAGCTAAG GATGAAGAATCTAAGGCTTCGTTGA
- the LOC141611204 gene encoding glycine-rich RNA-binding protein-like, producing the protein MAEVEYRCFVGGLAWATDERSLEEAFSQYGTVTDSKIINDRETGRSRGFGFVTFADEQSMKDAIEGLNGQELNGRSITVNEAQSRGSGGGGGGGGYRGGGGGGGRGGYGGGGSGGYRGGNGGGYGGGGGGYGGGGGGYGGRREGGGGGGYGGGGGGYGSRGGNSDGDWRN; encoded by the exons ATGGCGGAAGTTGAATACAGATGTTTTGTCGGCGGCCTCGCTTGGGCCACCGACGAACGCTCTTTAGAAGAAGCTTTTTCTCAATACGGCACCGTTACAGATTCTAAG ATCATCAACGATCGTGAAACTGGAAGATCAAGAGGATTCGGATTCGTGACATTCGCAGACGAACAATCGATGAAAGATGCGATCGAAGGATTGAACGGTCAAGAGCTCAATGGACGTAGCATTACAGTCAACGAAGCGCAATCACGTGGATCTGGTGGTGGCGGAGGCGGTGGTGGTTACCGCGGTGGAGGCGGCGGTGGCGGCCGAGGTGGTTATGGTGGAGGAGGCAGCGGTGGTTACAGAGGTGGCAACGGTGGAGGatatggtggtggtggcggtggatatggtggaggcggtggtggttatggtggccgTCGTGAAGGAGGAGGCGGTGGTGGTTACGGTGGAGGTGGTGGCGGTTATGGTAGCCGTGGTGGTAACTCCGACGGTGATTGGAGAAATTAA